The Pseudomonas cucumis sequence AGCCCAGCGGGAGCAAGCTCCCTCGCCACAAACGGTTGTTTCCTACAAGATTTTCGGACTTCAAAATCCTGGCCATGCACTCATCGAACGATCAGGCGCGGGATTTTTGGCGCTGAGGACGCTTGCTTCTGTTCAGCATCCCCGCCGTCGTAGACTGAAAGCCAACGGGAATTCAAGGATGGAACGCACCCCATGATCGAAATCGGCAGCCGCAACAACGCCCCCACGCCGCAGCACAAAACCCAGGATATTTACCTCTTCCACATTGACCTTTCCCGTCCGGACACACCTTTTTGTTTCGAGCAGTCCATCGGTGGCGGTCATTGCGAGCAGGGCGGAGCGGCGTGGTTGGCGGCGTCGGGACTTGAGGCTTGGCCGGGTGAGTGGAGTCTGCATGTGCAGAAGGCCGGTTGTGGCTGGGTCGCTGAGCTGGTGGACGGTCATCCGGGCGTTGATCAGGCGACGCTGGTATCGATGATTCTCGAACGCCATGCTGAGGGTGCCAAGCCTATGGGGCGGTGGAGGGCGATTGCCGGGTGGTTCAAGCGCAACATTCATCTCACTGGCCGCTACGGCATTTAACCCGAGGAGAACCCCATGAGTCAGACACTGGAACGCGCCATTGCCATCGCCGCTGCGGCGCATGAGGGGCAGGTGGACAAGGGCGGCGCGCCTTACATCCTGCATCCGCTGAAAGTCATGCTGCGGGTGAACACGCTGGAAGAACGCATCGTCGCGGTGCTGCATGACGTGGTCGAGGACTGCGGCATCAGCTTCGACGATCTGCGTAACGAAGGTTTCAGCGAAACGGTGCTAATGGCAATTGCGTCGGTGACCAAGGTGCCGGACGAGTCCTACGAGGAGTTTGTCGAGCGCGTGGCGCAGAACCCGATCGGGCGGGTGGTGAAACTGGCGGATCTGGAAGAGAACAGCGACTTGTCGCGGATTGCCGAGCCGTCCTGGGAAGATCTGGAGCGCGTCGAGAAGTATCGGCGGGCGATCGGGGTGTTGCGTTCATAGAGTGGAATTCCAGATTGACTGCGTACTCATGCTTATAAAACGCCTTTCGCCGGCGATGAATCGGGCTTGGCAATCCAGCCGACATACGTGAGCCAGAGGCCGATCAGCACGGCGATGCCGAAGCCGACTTGCACCAGCAACGGCACCCTTGCCGATACAGCCACGCCACGTTCAATCAGTTGCGGCGCGGCCAGGAGTACAGCGCCGCGAAGCGCCAGGAACCAACCGAACAGGGAAATCGCAACCGCCGCGGCGCTTGACCAATATTGATGGAACGCGATGATCAGCAGGCCACCGAACAACAGCAGGGCGCCGGTAAACCACACCGTGAGCGGACTTGCGAAGAAGTCGGCCGCCAGTGGCCCCATGTCTGGCGCCCGCACGGCAATGATGCCGGTCACGATGACCAGCCAAGGCCCGATGACGCGTGCGAACGCGCGCGTGCGCGCTCTGGATTCTGCTGTGGCGGGCATGGGGGTTCCCTCGATCACGTCGCTCGGTGGTTAGGGAACTCTACACGCCATTTACGGGCCTATCGAGTATGCGATTGGTCCCCGGCCTCTGGTGAAGGCCAAGGGTGGATAGTGGTTTCCGAGCGGAGGAGGAGCGCGCCAAGGCTGGCCGCCCCTTCAGGACTTCACACACTGGGCCGGCAAAAATAACGCTTTTGCTCGCCTGTTACGTTCATAGCCAGGTCGAGGAGAACAGCATGAAATCCCGGATCATTGGGCTGCGAGTGGCCGGTACCGTCTACGCACTGATGGCCTTGGCGCAACTGGGGCGCCTGATTATTCGCCCCGAGGTTCTCGTTAATGGGTACCCCATGCCCCTGTGGCCAAGCGTGCTCGCCTTGGTATTGCTCGTGGCATTGAGCGTCTGGATGTGGTCGCTCACACAGTCGCGAGCAGAGTGAGGCTGACTCATCCAGGCCGAACCGCGTAGTGAGTGTTGGCACGTTGCCGGCGTGAGTGCCGACCATTCCGGGATTTGCGGAGGGTGTTCCAGCCCGAAATGACAAAGCCCCAAATCATCAGGGCTTTGTCGTTTGAAATTGCGCAGTTCGCAGATCGTTATCGCACGCCATCCGGCGTTATTGTCTGGTCTGCGGTGAATGCGGGTTGTGGGCGATGTGCTTCGGTCCCGCCAAGGCCCATGCTATTAGCCCGAACAGCGGCACAAACACGATCACCACCATCCACACCAGTTTGTTGCTCGATTTGCCTTCGGCTTTACGCACTCGGTTAATCGCCCACAACTCAATCAGTACAAGTACTGCTGCGAGCACGATCCAGATTGTTTCGATTTGCATTCGTCACCTCCTGATAGTCATTCAGTTAGGCGAGCGGGTGGGGGCGGGGTTCATTAAATTTGGGGTGGCTTGGGAATTCAACGGTTTTTGAAATCGTGGTCCGTCTCGGTGTTTCGCACGGCGTTTCGGACTCAGTAGTTATTTTGTGCCCTGACAGTCTCGCGAGCGGTCTCAACGTGATTCGACTATTTCTGTCGACTGCCATTGCCTGACGATTGGATTTACGGATGAAACCAACGATGCGACTCCCGTTTCACCCCAAGAAAATCATTGCCGTAACAGCCATGTTCCTGTCTCTCTCTGGTTGTGTCGGGGTGGTGGTTACAACGCCGGAACCGGAACGACCACGCATTCCCTTGACTTATCAGAAAACAGATGGCGACCTGACCACGCGTGCGTGGTGTGGCGTAACGTTATGGGCGGTAATTGTACCTGTTCCCTTGAAGTTACCCGTCTGCAAGCTTCACGAGGGGCAGTCTTTAACATCGTCCTTTTATGCTTGCGGTCCACTAATGGCCCTGGGACCTATCTCTCATGGTTATCGGGGAAATGCCTTATGTGGGACATTTCACGGGTGGTGAACATGACAGTGGTGTTCGTGAAATACCGGGACAGACCACCATTTCTCCGCTCAACGATTTTTGAAGTCGTGGACTGTCATGTGCTGAATATCAAAATATCGCAGCCTTCGGCAGCTCCTGCACAGAAGTAATGGAAGTCCGTCCCGCGGCGTTAGTATTTTTCCATTCTGCGGTCATTCCCCTAGAAAAGAATCGGTCTAAAAAGCCTGCCCCAGGCCTCGAACGATTTGCTATTCTGAAGTTGTAGGTGAAGACGCAGACTGATGCGCAAAGGGATAGCGAGGAGGCGTGGGGCGCGCTCCCAAGGGTACACGGTTAGAAAGATCTCCGCGCTGAGATCCAGCCCTTATGCCGTGTGAGGCAGAACAGCCTAAAGTTAAAAATCCTGTTCTGTGAGAGGCCCGATAAACCTTGTAAGCCAGAGACCAGCACTGGCCACCTACATCGATTTCCAAAGCCCGCCTTGTGCGGGCTTTTTCGTGTTCACGAGTCGGTTAAACCATTTCAGTCCCAACGCATTCTTTGTAGCAGCTGCCGAGCCCGCGAGGCTGCGTTCGGCTGCGTAGCAGTCGTAAATCCTGAATCCACAGTGTGTCTGACGGACCGCAACGCCTGATTTTACGACTGCTTCGCAGCCGAACGCAGCCTCGCGAGCTCGACAGCTGCTACAGGCGAACGCAGCCTTCGGCAGCTGCTACAAGGAGGTGTTGCGTTTGTTCTACATGGCGCGCGCTTTTGCGGATGCGGCTCGCATGCCTGGCTCATCACGTTCCGCCTGTCTGACGTGAGCGGCAAACCCAGTCTGATCCGGAGCAATCTCCGCGCGCAAAGTCAGCTGCGGGATGTCATACGCCCCGGCATTCTGCGGTCGGAAAGGAATCGGCGCGGTCTTCCAGAGGTCATCAAGCCGTTGGCCGAGCGCATCGCAGGTCGTCGAAAATTTCGCTTCATCCATTCGGCTGGTGCGATAGATCACGAACGGTGGCAGCACGTCGAAGCCGGGGTAAAACAGTACGCCATGCTGAATCGGGAATAACACATCATCGATAGGCCCATTGATGCCTCGGGGGCTGTAATGAGATTCCCATCCACCCGTGGTGACGATCAGCATCGCCCGTTTGCCCGCGAGTTTGCCTTCCCCGTAGCGGTTGCCCCAGCGCGTATCGGAATGTTCCCCTACGCCATAGGCAAAACCATAGGCATAGACGCGTTCCACCCAGCCTTTGAGGATCGCCGGCATCGAAAACCACCACAGCGGAAACTGCAGAATGACGGCATCGGCCCAGAGCAGTTTTTCCTGTTCGAGGACGATGTCCTGGCTTTGCCGGCCTTCTTCGAAGGCAAGTTTGGAGTCCAGGGAAGGATTGAACCGCGATTCGGCTTGCCGGCCGGGGCTGTCATCGGCATCCAGTGAGGCTTTCCAGTCCATTGCGTATAGATCGGAGACCTGCACTTGGTGGCCGGCAGCCTCCAGACGTTTGACGGCAAAGTCTTTGAGCGAACCATTCAATGATTTGGGTTCGGGATGGGCATAAACAAGCAGAACATTCATGGCTGAGTCTCCAGTGTCAGGAGCCAGCAGAATCAGACTTTAGCCGGTATATTGGAAATGAATAACCAATATGCCAGGTATTGCCATGAATAATCTGCGACGTCTGGACATCAACTTGCTGTTGACCCTTGATGTCTTGCTCTCGGAACACAACGTGACCCGTGCGGCGCAACGGCTGAATTTGTCGCAACCTTCAGTGAGTGTTCATCTCGCCAAATTAAGGGATATTTTCTCTGATCCGCTGTTACTGCCAGGGCCACGGGGCATGCGGCCCACGGCCAGGGCCGATGAGTTGCGCGAGCCGTTGCGCCAGGCACTGGAAGCCTTGGAGCGCGCCGTATCGCCCGCCAGCCCTTTCAACCCAGCCGAGGCACGGCAGACGTGGAACGTCATGGCGTCCGACTACGGTGAGTCGACCATCGTGTTGCCAGCGTTGGGTGGGTTGCGCTCGGCAGCACCCGGCACGCGTCTGGCGGTGTTTGACCTGGTTCCGTCACAGATCGCCAGACAAGCGGAGCAGGGGGCAATCGATCTGGCTTTTCATACCAGCGAAGACGCTCCCCTCGGCTTGCGGCGCCGATCGTTGTTTACCGAGCGGTATGTGTTGGTGGGCCGTGCCGGCCATCCGCTATTGAAAAAGCGACCGACACTGGCGCAGTTCTGTGAACTCGACCACGTGATCGTGTCACGGGATGGTGGGGCGTTTCAGGGTGTCACCGACCAGGCGCTTTCGGCGGTGGGCATGACGCGCCGGGTGGTGCTTTCAGTCCCGCATTTCCTGTTTGTGCGGTCGGTGGTGGAGAGCACTGACATGGTGGCAATGCTGCCGTCGCGGCTGGTTCGCGATGTGCGTGAGCTGGAAGTGGTCGAGGCACCACTTGATGTCCCGGGTTACGAAATGTCGATGCTCTGGCCCGAGCGTGTTCATCGCGACCCAGCGCATCAATGGTTGCGTGAGTTCATTGTGAATGCGCTGTGATTGATTTCAGTTAAACGCAATCCCACAGGTTCCGCGCCTGGCATTGCTGCTGGTTGTGTTCATCCCGGTGTTTGGCTAATCTCGCACAAACACGCAAAAACAGGCATAACCATGCAAGCCGAGCATTCCACCGCCGAACTCCCGCAGCTGCGCCGTCAGAAAATCCTGTTGATCCTCGAACGCGACGGCAAGGTCATGGCCTCCGAGCTGAGCCAGCATTTCGCCGTGTCCGAAGACACCATTCGCCGAGACCTCTCGGAACTCGCCAGCGCTGGGCTGGTGCAGCGGGTCCACGGCGGGGCGCTGCCCCGACCCAAGGACACGGGCAAGGATTACTTCACCCGGGTCGGCGAAACCGATGAGGTGAAAACCCGGCTGGCCCAACTCGCCGCATGCCGCGTCAAAGATGGTCAGATCGTGATTTTCGATTCCGGCAGCACCACGCTGCAGATCGCCCGCTCGCTGCCCGCTGACATCTCCATCACGGCCATCACCGCGTCGCCGATGATCGCGATCACTCTCGCCGAATACAAAGGCATCACGGTGATCGTCGCCGGTGGTCAGCTCAACCCCGCGACTATGTCTTGCGGTGGGCATGAAACGGTGCGACTGATCGAGAGCATCAAGGCCGATCTGCTGTTCACCGGGGTCTGCGCCATTCATCCGGAAGTCGGCATCAGCTCTCTGCATTTCGATGAAGTACCGGTGAAGCAGGCGATGCTCGCCAGTGCTTCCCACGTGATTGCCGTCACCACCGCCGACAAATTGGGGGCGGTGGAGCCCTTCGTTGTCGCGCCTTGCAACCGCGTGCATACCCTGATCACTGAACGTCACCTGGCCTCGGGCAATGTCGAGGACTATCAAAAAATGGGGATCGAAGTGGTGCAGGTGAACGCTTAGTGGCCATGCGCTCAGCGATGTATGAGTTACGCTGATAGCTACGACGGGAGGAATGCAGCCATGACTGAGCGCCATATAATCCACTCGGAAACGCTATCGAACGGATGCACGATCAAGGTTAAGGCCGAGATATTGCGAGACGGTTCACTGGGGATGTTCATCGGTGTTTACCGGCCGGATGGTTCGGTCATCGTTGAGGACAACCACCCGTCACCGCATCTGCTGGACATGGAAGCCGCACTGGACTGGGCCATCGAAAAAGCGAAAACCATCGGGAACAGCCAGAGGACGCTGTAAGGCCAAGCGCTGAATGAATCATTGATCGGTTGGAAGGTCGTATTGATGGGTTTGAACGCACGGCAGTTGAATTCGCCGCCAGCGTCACCTCATCCCCGCAGCCCTGACCTTTTAGGACGTTCAAATGAAGCGCATCGCGATAATGACCCTGACCATTGCAAGTACTCTCCTGCTGGGAGGTTGCTATCCTCACTGGGAAGATGGAGACAGGTACGATCGGGATCATGATCACCGTCGTGAATACCGTCGCGACCATGATCGGAGCTATGATCGAGACTATGATCGCCGTGACGACCGCGATTACGAGCGCCGTCGTTATCGCGACCGGGACCGGGATGATGACGACCGGGACGACGATTGACACCTATCCATCAGGCTTCAGAGCGGTGGTTGGCACTGCTCTGATCGGCTGTTGGTCATGCGAGGTATAACCATGCGAACTCTGACCGAATCCATCGCTCGTACCTTTAGCCAATGGCTGATCGCGGCGGGTATCGGCCTGACCGTCATGGCGTTCAATGCCCAGGCACAAATCTCACCTCAGGCCATTCAGGAAATAAACGGCTTGCTGGACTTTATCGAGCACAGCGAATGCCGGTTTGTGCGCAACGACAGCGAATACCCCGGCCCTCAGGCCCGGGCGCATCTGGAGAAGAAGCTGGAGTACCTTGAAGAACACGACAAGGTAAACAGCGCAGAAGACTTCATTGAGCTGGCGGCCACCCAGAGCAGCAAGAGTGGCCTCGCCTATGAAGTGCGCTGTCCGGCAGGCATGCAACCCGCCGGCCTCTGGCTGAAGACTGAGCTACAGAGGCAACGGCAAGGTTATTGATTTAGCGCAGCAGATGCACCGCCAATCCAATCAGCCCGCAGCCCAGCAGCACCTCGATCACCCCCCGCTTGAAACGGAACAAGGCGATGGCCGCTGCAATGGCGATCAGCGCCGAAGGCCAGTCGAGTTGGCCGCTGAAGCCGTTGGGCCACAGCACGTGGTAGCCGAAAAAACACGCCAGATTCAGAATCACGCCGACCACCGCCGCAGTAATCGCGGTCAGCGGCGCGGTGAGCCTGAGTTCGTTGTGTGTCGACTCCACCAACGGGCCGCCGGCGAGAATAAACAGGAACGAAGGCAGGAAGGTGAACCAGGTCACCAGCGTGGCAGCGAGGGCGCCGGCCAGGAAAACATGATCAGGGCCGAACACCTGCTGAACATAGGCGCCGACAAAACCGACGAAAGCCACCACCATGATCAGCGGCCCGGGGGTGGTTTCGCCGAGTGCCAGGCCATCGATCATCTGCGTGGGTGTCAGCCAGCCATAGTGGCCGACGGCGCCCTGATACACATAAGGCAGCACGGCATACGCGCCGCCGAATGTCAGCAACGCCGCTTTGGTAAAGAACCAGGCCATCTGGGTGAGGGTGCCTTCCCAGCCGAACAGGGCTGTGAGAATTCCCATCGGCAACACCCACAACGCCGCGCCCACCAGCAACAGGCGCAATAATTTAAAACTGCTGAAACGGGCGTGTTCGGGAGGCGGGGTGTCGTCGTCGATAAAAGCCGGGCCGAAGGACTTTTTCGTCGCACTGTGGCCCCCGGTGCGGAACCTCTCAGGCGCCAGTCGTCCGCCGAAATAACCGATAATCGCAGCGCCCAGCACAATCAACGGGAAGGGCACATTGAATACGAAGATGGCCGTGAATGACGCCGCGGCGATCCCCCACAGCCAGTTGTTCTTCAATGCCCGCGAGCCGATCCGGTGGGCCGCCTGCACCACAATGGCGGTCACGGCAGGCTTGATCCCATAAAAAAGCCCGGCCACCACCGGCACTTCGCCAAAGGCGATGTACACCCAGGACAACGCGATCAGGATGAACAGCGAAGGCAGCACAAACAGCGCGCCGGCAATCAGGCCGCCCCACGTCCGGTGCATCAACCAACCGATGTAGGTCGCCAACTGCTGAGCCTCAGGCCCAGGCAGCAACATGCAGTAGTTGAGGGCATGCAGAAAACGCCGTTCCGAGATCCAGCGTCGGCGCTCCACCAACTCCTGGTGCATGATCGAGATCTGTCCGGCCGGCCCGCCGAAACTGATGAAGCCGAGTTTCAGCCAGAACAGAAACGCTTCCCGCAGGCTGATGGCCTCAGGCTTCGACAGGTCCTGTTCGACGGTCGAAGAGGGGGCTTTATTCAAATCACGATTCCTTTTTCAACGGTTGATTCAGGTCTTTACGGCGTGCCAAACATTGCCGTCCAGTAAATGCCCGCATCACTCTTCGGGTCGACGGCATAGGCCGCCCCCAGCTCGCGAAATTGCGGGTTCATCAGGTTGGCGCAATGGCCCGGGCTGGCCAGCCAGCCATCGACCACTTTGCGCACGGTGTCTTGCCCGGCGGCGATGTTCTCGCCGACCTGCTGACCGGCATAACCCGCCAATTCGGCCCGATCACCCGGCGTGCGGCCATCGCGGTCCTTGTGATCGAAGTAGTTATTGTTGGCCATGGCCCGGCTGTGGGTTTCGGCTGCGGTCCCCAGTGTGGCGTTCCACGCCAGCGGCGTCGTGGCGGTAAAGGCTTGAGTGCCGCACTGGCGCGTCTGAGCGCGGGCACTGTTCATCGCTTCAAGCAGTTTCTGTCCCTCCGCCTGCCAGTCGCCCAAACGCCCGGTCAACAGCGGACGCGCCAGCACAATGCGCCATTCACGGCCATCGCGGCTGACGCCGATGTCGACGAATTGCGGGTCCAGCACTACTTGGCAGAAGCTCTCCTGAATCGCTTTCATGGCGGACGGCGCATCACGCGGGCCAGACAGGCTGATCGCCTGCACATTGACCATCGGATAAGCCGCGCGGGCCAGTGCCTGCTGCAAGTCACCGATACTGTTTGCGGACAGGACCAGGCGCGGATCGCTCGCCAGCGGCGGCAACTCCGAAGACGCCTGGCCGCCGCAGCGCTGCGCCTGGCTGCGGTAAACGTTGATCGACTCGACCAGCTGCGTTTCATCGGCCGCCGACGCGGCGACACTGAACACCAGCCCGAATGACAACACGGCAAGATGCAAAACGGATGACAGGCTGCGCATGAAAATCTCCCTTGGACGGACTGCGTCCATGATGCGCGATTTCACCCCTGCGGACGCAATGCCTTTTTGCGCCGAAACGCGTTTATTGTCAGGCGGCTGGAATGACTGGCGACGACTACAATCACAGCAGGTCAGCGCTACAACGTCGCCGTTTCATTGCCCAAGCCAGTGTCATCGGAAGGATCGACCATGCGATTAAAATGGGTAGTCACCTGCTTCGCAATCATCCTTCTGTGCGGCCAGGTGTTGGCGACTGAGCAGGAGCAAAAACAGGAAGTGGCTGAAGACAAGGCGCAGGTCCTGGAAGAGAAAGCCGCCGAGAAGGACAGCGACCTTGCGGTGCCCAAGTCCGCGGTCATCACCCCCTCCGAAGTGCAGGCGGTCGATCCGGCAGGCGCAGCCCCTCTGGACGATGCCATCACCTGCCTTGCACGCAGCATCTATTGGGAAGCCAAAGGTATCGCCGGCGCGGACATGGAAGCTGTCGCCAGCGTGGTCATGAATCGGCTCGGCCATGAGGGTTTTCCCGAAACGGTGTGCGCGGTGGTCAAGCAGGGTTCTGAAACGGGCTCCTGCCAGTTTTCGTGGTGGTGCGACGGACGTGCCGATCAGGTAAAGGAAGACGACGAATATGTCCTCGCCAAGGAAATCGCGCGCAAGGCGCTCAACAAGCAACTCAAGGACCGCACCCATGGTGCTTTGTATTTCCACGACAGAACGGTAAAGCCCGCCTGGGCGAAGAAATACATCAGGACGGCCGAGACCCGGAAGTTCCTGTTCTATAAACCTCGTGGCGGGACGGCGCAGTAGGCGCGAATCGCTTGATGATCATTGGGGGAGGGTGCTGCCGGTAAAATTTTACGGTTTTTTTACGTTGGTTACTCTTCCCCGCAATGATACTGGCCGCGTTTTTTGATCATCGATATGCCTGCAATTCTTCCTCTTTATCGAGAAGCGACCCGTGAGCGAAACAGCAATCCCTGCCCTTGAAGAATCCCATTCCAAAACCTCGGGAGTGGGTTTGCTCGTCGCCGCGGTGGGCGTGGTTTATGGGGATATCGGCACCAGCCCTCTTTACACCCTCAAAGAAGTGTTCGCCGGTCACTACGGAGTCCAGGCCAATCACGACGGTGTGCTGGGCATTCTGTCGTTGATCTTCTGGTCACTGCTTTGGGTCGTCTCGATCAAGTACGTGCTGTTTATCCTTCGCGCCGACAACCAGGGCGAGGGGGGCATCATGGCCTTGACGGCACTGGCACGGCGGGCCGCGGCGCCGTATCCCAAGATGAGCCGGGTGCTGGTGTTGCTTGGCCTGTTTGGCGCGGCACTTTTTTACGGCGACAGCATGATCACCCCGGCCATCTCGGTGCTCTCGGCGGTTGAGGGGCTACAGCTTGCGTATGATGGCATCGAGCATTGGGTTGTTCCGTTGTCCCTTGTCGTCCTGGTCTTACTTTTCTTGATACAGAAACATGGCACGGCGCGTATCGGCATTCTGTTCGGCCCGGTCATGGTGCTGTGGTTCGTGGTGCTGGGTATTCTCGGTATTCACGGCATCCTGCAACGCCCGGAAGTGCTGCAAGCGCTCAATCCTGTGTGGGCCGTGCGGTTCTTCGTGGTTCATCCGGGCATTGGCGTCGCCATTCTGGGCGCCGTCGTGTTGGCATTGACCGGTGCTGAAGCACTGTATGCCGATATGGGCCATTTTGGTCGCAAACCCATTGCTCGTGCCTGGTTCATCCTGGTACTCCCCGGCCTGCTACTCAACTACTTTGGCCAAGGCGCGCTGATCCTCGGGAACCCTGAAGCGGTACGTAATCCGTTCTATCTGTTGGCACCTGACTGGGCGCTGCTGCCAATGGTCGCGCTGTCGACACTGGCCACCATCATCGCTTCCCAGGCCGTGATTTCCGGGGCGTTCTCACTGACTCGCCAAGCCATTCAGTTGGGTTACGTGCCGCGTATGTTTATCCAGCACACCTCCAGTCAGGAGCAGGGGCAGATTTATATTGGCATGGTGAACTGGGCGTTGATGGTCGGCGTCGTATTGCTGGTCATCGGCTTTGAATCGTCCAGTGCGCTGGCGGCGGCTTATGGCGTGGCGGTGACGGGGACCATGCTGATTACCACCATTCTGTCGTCGGCCGTCGTATTGCTGCTTTGGAAAACACCTCGTTGGCTGGCTATTCCGATGCTGTTGGGTTTTCTCATGGTGGACAGCCTGTACTTCGCCGCCAACGCTCCAAAGATCTTCCAGGGCGGTGCGTTCCCGGTGATCGCCGGTATTGCCCTGTTCATTTTGATGACCACCTGGAAACGCGGCCGAAAGATCATTGTCGAGCGACTGGACGAAACCTCGTTGCCGCTGCCGTTGTTCATCAGCAGCATCGGCTCGCAACCACCCCATCGTGTACAGGGTACAGCGGTATTTCTGACGGCCAGGGCTGATGCGGTCCCTCATGCCCTGTTGCATAACCTGTTGCACAACCAGGTGCTGCACGAGCAGGTGGTGTTGCTCACCGTGGTGTCCGAAGACAGTCCGCGTGTGGCTGCGGATCGGCGATTCGAGGTCGAGGCTTATGGGGAAGGGTTCTTTCGAGTGAGTCTGCACTTTGGTTTTATCGAGGAGCCCGACGTACCGCTGGCGTTGAGCCTTTGCCATTTGAAAGAGCTGGATTTCAGCCCGATGCGCACCACTTACTTCCTCAGCCGGGAGACTGTTATCCCGACCAAACGTATCGGCATGGCCCGTTGGCGCGAAAGCCTGTTCGCGTTCTTGCTGAAGAACGCCAACAGCAACCTCAAATACTTCAAGTTGCCGCTCAATCGTGTGATCGAGCTGGGCACGCAGGTTGAGATGTAGACGGCAACGGTCAGTCAAACACAATCCCTGTGGCAGGGCGCCGTCAGGCAACAGCGAAGGGTGCGAAATACGTCCGCAGTGCATCAGCTGCATGAAGATCCGCCCGCCGCGAGCATGTACCGCTTCGGAAACTTGCTTCCAGGCGGCCACTTGCTCGGCGGTTTCGATACCGGGAGTGCGCACATAACCCTTGCCCAGAGCCACAGGGAACACCCCTTCAGAGATGATCAGCCCGGCACCGGCGCGCTGTGCGTAGTAGGGCTTCACCCGTTTCGGTTTACGCCCTCACCGAGACACGGCTGTTGCCGGCGAAAACCCAGCGGTTTATCGAGTTTCTGCGTGAACGGCTTCAGGATGCGTAGCGTCCCGGGCTGTTCATGGAGTGGGTTCTTTCTCTAATCTTATGCACAATCACGGGTAGAACGTACTCACCGCGTATTGATCGCACGCTAAGCACGTATTGTGAGTAATCGACCGCGCTGATCCAGTGCAACGAGAACCGATACAAAAACCCATTTTGAGATAAGTGATGTCTTTGAGCCCAAGATCCAGTCACCCTTCAGCAGCCGGCGGTAACAGCATGATTGAGGTCACCGAGGTTTCCATTGCCCAACTGCGTGCTGCGCTCGAAT is a genomic window containing:
- a CDS encoding potassium transporter Kup produces the protein MSETAIPALEESHSKTSGVGLLVAAVGVVYGDIGTSPLYTLKEVFAGHYGVQANHDGVLGILSLIFWSLLWVVSIKYVLFILRADNQGEGGIMALTALARRAAAPYPKMSRVLVLLGLFGAALFYGDSMITPAISVLSAVEGLQLAYDGIEHWVVPLSLVVLVLLFLIQKHGTARIGILFGPVMVLWFVVLGILGIHGILQRPEVLQALNPVWAVRFFVVHPGIGVAILGAVVLALTGAEALYADMGHFGRKPIARAWFILVLPGLLLNYFGQGALILGNPEAVRNPFYLLAPDWALLPMVALSTLATIIASQAVISGAFSLTRQAIQLGYVPRMFIQHTSSQEQGQIYIGMVNWALMVGVVLLVIGFESSSALAAAYGVAVTGTMLITTILSSAVVLLLWKTPRWLAIPMLLGFLMVDSLYFAANAPKIFQGGAFPVIAGIALFILMTTWKRGRKIIVERLDETSLPLPLFISSIGSQPPHRVQGTAVFLTARADAVPHALLHNLLHNQVLHEQVVLLTVVSEDSPRVAADRRFEVEAYGEGFFRVSLHFGFIEEPDVPLALSLCHLKELDFSPMRTTYFLSRETVIPTKRIGMARWRESLFAFLLKNANSNLKYFKLPLNRVIELGTQVEM